Proteins co-encoded in one Meiothermus sp. genomic window:
- the pxpB gene encoding 5-oxoprolinase subunit PxpB, whose amino-acid sequence MTLTGFYLPFSEQLDLEASAKMLALTRALLAHLLPGVTDVVPGYVKLYLEYDAERVARARVLRWVRRHLEALSDALAGKEAEIPIRYDGPDLAWVAEQTGLSVEEVVRLHSQAPYRVFATGFTPGFPFLGPLPERLRLPRRGTPRALVPAHAVAIAGNQSGIYPLPSPGGWHLIGTALTQVYNPHRAPVFLLEAGDRVRFVPSEGPTPAVPALKPLLPAAPRYPALRVEEPGLLDLVMDSGRRMAGRLGLAASGALDGRLAGLANRLVGNPPDAPLLELTLKGPVLSALRPLVAVFVGYGMVPLVNSVPMPVAQTFALRTGDKLHFASAPDGVRGYLALAGGIESDRFYGSASTDFRGLIGRPLQAGDVLGVAEVRGARAGFGFALPPLGVQRVRLLPGPQYSLEAMRALCAGTYELASGDRMGLRLVGPEVPGGELISEATPLGAVQITTEGQPIVLLNDRGRIGGYAKPALVHPADLPWLAQLRPGQTVRFVPAALE is encoded by the coding sequence ATGACCCTGACCGGCTTCTACCTGCCTTTCTCCGAACAACTCGACCTCGAGGCCAGCGCTAAAATGCTGGCCCTGACGCGGGCCCTGCTGGCCCACCTGCTGCCGGGTGTGACCGACGTGGTGCCTGGCTATGTGAAGCTCTACCTCGAGTACGACGCCGAGCGGGTCGCGCGGGCGCGGGTTCTGCGCTGGGTGCGCCGGCATCTGGAGGCGCTGTCCGATGCGCTAGCAGGCAAAGAGGCCGAGATCCCCATCCGCTACGACGGGCCCGACCTGGCCTGGGTGGCCGAACAAACCGGCCTTTCGGTCGAGGAAGTGGTACGGCTGCACAGCCAGGCCCCTTACCGGGTGTTCGCCACCGGTTTCACACCGGGCTTTCCCTTTCTGGGGCCCCTGCCCGAGCGCCTGCGGCTGCCCCGAAGGGGGACGCCCAGAGCCCTGGTGCCGGCCCACGCGGTGGCGATTGCCGGCAACCAGAGCGGTATTTACCCACTGCCCTCGCCCGGCGGGTGGCACCTGATTGGCACTGCGCTCACCCAGGTCTACAACCCCCACCGCGCGCCGGTGTTTTTGCTGGAAGCCGGCGATCGGGTGCGGTTTGTGCCGTCTGAAGGCCCCACCCCGGCGGTGCCCGCCCTCAAGCCCTTGCTGCCAGCGGCCCCGCGGTATCCGGCGCTGCGGGTGGAGGAGCCGGGCCTGCTGGATCTGGTGATGGACAGCGGGCGACGCATGGCCGGGCGCCTGGGGCTGGCGGCCTCGGGGGCGCTGGATGGGCGGCTGGCGGGCCTGGCCAACCGGCTGGTGGGCAACCCCCCGGATGCACCGCTCCTGGAACTGACCCTCAAGGGCCCTGTGCTGAGTGCGTTGCGGCCGCTGGTGGCCGTCTTTGTGGGCTACGGGATGGTGCCCCTGGTCAACAGCGTGCCCATGCCTGTGGCCCAGACCTTTGCTTTGCGCACCGGCGATAAGCTGCACTTTGCCTCGGCCCCCGACGGCGTGCGGGGCTACCTGGCCCTGGCGGGGGGTATTGAGAGCGATCGCTTCTATGGGAGCGCCAGCACCGACTTCAGGGGGCTGATCGGGCGGCCCTTGCAGGCCGGTGATGTGCTGGGGGTGGCGGAGGTGCGGGGGGCTCGAGCGGGCTTCGGCTTTGCCCTACCCCCTCTGGGAGTGCAGCGGGTGCGCCTGCTGCCGGGGCCGCAGTACAGCCTGGAAGCGATGCGGGCTTTGTGCGCTGGAACCTACGAGCTGGCCTCGGGGGATCGGATGGGGCTCCGGCTTGTGGGGCCGGAGGTGCCAGGGGGCGAGCTGATCAGCGAGGCCACCCCGCTGGGGGCGGTGCAGATTACCACCGAGGGCCAGCCCATTGTGCTGCTCAACGACCGGGGCCGCATCGGCGGCTATGCCAAGCCGGCGCTGGTACATCCCGCCGACCTGCCCTGGCTGGCCCAGCTTCGCCCTGGGCAGACGGTTCGCTTTGTACCGGCTGCCCTCGAGTAG
- a CDS encoding LamB/YcsF family protein codes for MQIDLNADAGESFGNWKLGRDEELFPLLSSVNVACGFHAGDPLTMGRTLELAQKTGLAVGAHPGFPDRVGFGRREMAATPEEIYADVLYQVGALSAFLKVRGLPLHHIKAHGALYNRATKDPPTARAIAQAALDFDPQVPLVVLPNTPLEQEAKRLGLRTVAEAFPERGYSRDGRLAPRGTPGAWIHDPAEAARRAVQMVVEGRVAAVDGGWVEVRAQTLCIHGDNPNAVEIARAVREALQAEGVTIETY; via the coding sequence ATGCAGATTGACCTGAATGCCGATGCAGGCGAATCCTTTGGCAACTGGAAGCTGGGGCGGGACGAGGAGCTGTTCCCCCTGCTGAGTTCGGTGAACGTGGCCTGCGGGTTTCACGCTGGCGACCCGCTCACCATGGGGCGCACCCTCGAGCTCGCCCAAAAGACCGGCCTGGCGGTGGGGGCCCACCCCGGCTTCCCCGACCGGGTGGGTTTTGGGCGGCGGGAGATGGCGGCCACGCCCGAGGAGATCTACGCCGACGTGCTCTACCAGGTGGGGGCCCTGAGCGCTTTTCTGAAGGTGCGGGGCCTGCCCCTGCACCACATCAAGGCCCACGGGGCCCTGTACAACCGGGCCACCAAAGACCCCCCGACCGCCCGCGCCATCGCCCAGGCGGCCCTGGACTTCGACCCCCAGGTGCCGCTGGTGGTGCTGCCCAACACCCCACTGGAGCAGGAGGCCAAGCGCCTGGGGCTCCGCACCGTCGCCGAGGCTTTCCCCGAACGGGGTTACAGCCGCGACGGTCGGCTGGCCCCACGGGGAACCCCTGGGGCCTGGATTCACGACCCCGCCGAGGCGGCCCGTCGGGCGGTGCAGATGGTGGTGGAGGGCCGGGTGGCAGCGGTGGATGGGGGCTGGGTGGAGGTGCGGGCCCAGACCCTGTGCATCCACGGCGATAACCCCAACGCGGTCGAGATTGCCCGGGCCGTGCGGGAGGCGCTGCAGGCCGAAGGGGTGACCATTGAGACTTACTGA
- a CDS encoding deoxyhypusine synthase family protein, producing the protein MPGGEISKFLKHHFRHFNAATLVEAAEAYRAHLEQGGVMMVTLAGAMSTAELGLSLAEMIRQDKVHAISCTGANLEEDLFNLVAHHHYERIPNWRELTALDEQKLLERHLNRVTDTCIPEMEAMRRLEQALLDEWEAADRAGERYFPHEFLYRIIRSGKLEPYYQIDPKDSWMVAAAEKNLPIVVPGWEDSTTGNMYAGHCLNGHIKNVHTVRTGIEYMMMLAEWYVETSKQHSIGFFQIGGGIAGDFPICVVPMLHQDMQRPDIPVWGYFCQISDSTTSYGSYSGAVPNEKITWGKLAVDTPKFIVESDASIVAPLMFALVLGW; encoded by the coding sequence ATGCCAGGTGGAGAAATTTCAAAGTTTCTGAAGCACCATTTTCGTCACTTCAACGCCGCCACCCTGGTGGAGGCCGCCGAAGCCTACCGCGCCCACCTCGAGCAAGGGGGGGTGATGATGGTCACCCTGGCCGGGGCCATGAGCACTGCCGAGCTGGGTCTCTCGCTGGCCGAGATGATCCGGCAGGACAAAGTGCACGCCATTAGCTGCACCGGGGCCAACCTGGAGGAAGACCTCTTTAACCTGGTAGCCCACCATCACTACGAACGCATTCCCAACTGGCGCGAACTGACCGCCTTGGATGAGCAGAAGCTCCTGGAGCGCCACCTCAACCGGGTGACCGATACCTGCATTCCCGAGATGGAGGCCATGCGGCGGCTCGAGCAGGCCCTGCTAGACGAGTGGGAGGCCGCCGATAGGGCCGGGGAGCGCTACTTCCCGCACGAGTTTTTGTACCGCATTATCCGCTCGGGGAAGCTCGAGCCCTACTACCAGATTGACCCCAAGGATAGCTGGATGGTAGCGGCGGCCGAGAAAAACCTGCCCATCGTGGTACCGGGCTGGGAGGACTCCACCACCGGCAATATGTACGCCGGCCACTGCCTCAATGGGCACATTAAAAACGTCCACACCGTGCGTACCGGCATCGAGTACATGATGATGCTGGCCGAGTGGTACGTAGAGACCTCCAAACAGCACTCCATCGGCTTCTTCCAGATTGGCGGGGGCATCGCGGGCGACTTCCCCATCTGCGTGGTGCCCATGTTGCACCAGGATATGCAGCGCCCCGATATTCCGGTCTGGGGCTACTTTTGCCAGATCTCCGACTCCACCACCAGCTATGGCTCCTACTCGGGGGCCGTGCCCAACGAGAAAATTACCTGGGGCAAGCTGGCCGTGGACACGCCCAAGTTCATCGTCGAGTCGGACGCCTCGATTGTGGCCCCGCTGATGTTTGCCTTGGTGCTGGGCTGGTAG
- a CDS encoding group III truncated hemoglobin, with protein sequence MKDLESRADIAVVVDRFYARAIQDEQIGYLFEGLDLMNHLPVIYDFWENILWRTGAYKGGMMYKHLLLNARKPLRLEHFQRWLELFTQTIDEHFAGENARTMKQFAHSVARTIYARVSQQNSLPLGVRDAPSETSAKAD encoded by the coding sequence GTGAAAGACCTCGAGTCCCGAGCCGACATCGCTGTTGTGGTAGACAGGTTTTATGCCAGAGCCATCCAGGACGAGCAGATCGGTTACCTATTCGAAGGCCTCGACCTGATGAACCACCTGCCGGTCATCTACGACTTCTGGGAGAACATCCTGTGGCGCACCGGGGCTTACAAGGGCGGCATGATGTACAAGCACCTGCTGCTCAACGCCCGCAAGCCCCTCCGGCTCGAGCACTTTCAACGCTGGCTCGAGCTCTTTACGCAAACCATCGACGAGCACTTTGCCGGGGAGAACGCCCGCACCATGAAGCAGTTCGCTCACTCGGTGGCCCGCACCATCTACGCTCGAGTCTCCCAGCAAAATAGCCTCCCGCTCGGGGTTCGGGATGCCCCTAGCGAAACCAGCGCCAAAGCAGATTGA
- a CDS encoding DUF2905 domain-containing protein, translated as MEIGRALVALGLMLVLLGLVWLYAPGLLAWFGRLPGDIRLEREGFRFYFPLTSMLLVSLVLSLLFNLLWRWFR; from the coding sequence ATGGAGATCGGGCGCGCGTTGGTGGCCCTGGGCCTGATGCTGGTGCTGTTGGGTCTGGTGTGGCTGTATGCCCCGGGGCTGCTGGCCTGGTTTGGCCGCCTGCCCGGCGATATTCGCCTCGAGCGCGAGGGTTTTCGCTTTTACTTTCCCCTCACCTCCATGCTGCTGGTGAGTCTGGTGCTGAGCCTGCTATTCAATCTGCTTTGGCGCTGGTTTCGCTAG
- the era gene encoding GTPase Era codes for MTEGTTYSGFVAVVGKPNVGKSTLVNTMLGVKIAPISPKPQTTRKRVRGIHTEGNRQIVFVDTPGWHEASDALSEYMIRQITEALAEVNLVLWLVDLRHPPTHEDELVARALRPLKDQVPIILVGNKADAAKYPEAALQAYAELLPGLETRMISAQNERDAKALRDEILSLLPEGPFFFPEDYAKGDQTPEEWAAEIVREEAMKRLKEEIPYSIATKTEAFELRPAPAGGGGGTFYIQVNIYVERENHKPILIGAGGRKLKEIGAAARKQLEVFLARKVYLDLQVKVYPNWRKDPEALRELGYH; via the coding sequence GTGACTGAAGGCACGACCTATTCCGGATTTGTAGCTGTGGTGGGCAAGCCCAACGTGGGCAAGTCTACCCTGGTCAACACCATGCTGGGCGTGAAAATCGCCCCCATCAGCCCTAAGCCGCAGACCACCCGCAAGCGGGTGCGCGGTATTCACACCGAGGGCAACCGCCAGATTGTATTTGTGGACACGCCGGGCTGGCACGAAGCCTCCGATGCCCTGAGCGAGTACATGATCCGGCAGATTACTGAGGCCCTGGCCGAGGTCAACCTGGTGCTCTGGCTGGTGGATTTGCGCCACCCCCCTACCCACGAGGATGAGCTGGTGGCGCGGGCTTTGCGGCCCCTGAAAGATCAGGTGCCCATTATTTTGGTCGGGAACAAGGCCGATGCCGCCAAGTATCCCGAGGCTGCGCTGCAGGCCTACGCCGAGCTTTTGCCGGGCCTGGAAACCCGTATGATCTCGGCGCAGAATGAGCGCGATGCCAAAGCCCTGCGGGACGAGATCCTTTCCCTGTTGCCCGAAGGCCCCTTCTTTTTCCCTGAAGACTACGCCAAAGGCGACCAGACCCCCGAGGAATGGGCGGCCGAGATCGTGCGCGAGGAGGCCATGAAGCGCCTCAAGGAAGAGATTCCCTACTCGATTGCCACCAAAACCGAAGCGTTTGAGCTGCGCCCTGCCCCCGCCGGCGGGGGCGGAGGAACCTTCTACATTCAGGTGAACATCTACGTCGAGCGCGAGAACCACAAGCCCATCCTGATTGGGGCGGGGGGGCGCAAGCTCAAGGAAATTGGGGCAGCCGCCCGCAAGCAGCTCGAGGTCTTTCTGGCCCGCAAGGTTTACCTGGACTTGCAGGTCAAGGTCTACCCTAACTGGCGCAAAGACCCTGAAGCTCTACGCGAACTGGGCTACCATTGA
- the dprA gene encoding DNA-processing protein DprA produces MPDPLALALTPQIGPQRLQQALSTDLSVEAVAEVLGPEIAAGYARTLQSGLAEQERAQAARLGVRLIGLWEEDYPEVLRHLESPPMVLYLKGELPPSERNIGIVGTRKASPWATAWTHKVTRELAEAGIGIISGLALGIDAAAHKGALDGGGYTLGVLGSAIDHFYPAQNRALAERMSVLSEFPLGTPPQAGLFPRRNRIVAAFVRAVLVVEAGEKSGSLITARFAAELGRDVLAVPGRPGDTFSLGCNRLIQDGAGLVLNTEDVLNALGVLAPKKQAVQLEGSEAKVYRALLEFPEALPDDLAQSTGLSTGEVLSVLMMLELKGLVQSSAGRYSPA; encoded by the coding sequence ATGCCCGACCCCCTGGCCCTTGCGCTCACTCCCCAGATTGGCCCCCAACGCCTGCAGCAAGCCCTCTCAACCGACCTGAGCGTGGAGGCTGTGGCCGAGGTGCTGGGCCCGGAAATTGCAGCAGGCTATGCCAGAACCCTTCAGAGCGGCCTGGCCGAACAGGAGCGCGCACAGGCAGCCCGGCTGGGGGTACGGCTGATCGGGCTCTGGGAGGAGGATTACCCAGAGGTGCTCCGGCACCTGGAGAGTCCGCCCATGGTGCTGTACCTGAAAGGGGAACTACCTCCTTCCGAGCGCAACATCGGAATTGTGGGCACCCGCAAAGCCAGCCCCTGGGCTACCGCCTGGACGCACAAAGTAACCCGCGAGCTGGCCGAGGCTGGCATCGGGATCATCTCGGGGCTGGCTCTGGGCATAGATGCCGCCGCACACAAAGGGGCCCTGGACGGGGGCGGCTATACCCTGGGGGTGCTGGGCAGCGCCATAGACCACTTCTATCCGGCCCAGAACCGCGCCCTGGCCGAGAGGATGAGCGTACTCTCGGAGTTCCCACTGGGCACCCCCCCACAGGCCGGGTTGTTTCCCCGGCGCAACCGGATCGTGGCGGCCTTCGTCAGGGCGGTGCTGGTGGTGGAGGCCGGGGAAAAAAGCGGCAGTCTGATTACCGCCAGGTTTGCAGCAGAGCTGGGCCGCGATGTGCTGGCCGTACCGGGTCGGCCCGGCGATACTTTTTCGCTGGGCTGCAACCGGCTGATTCAGGACGGAGCCGGGCTGGTGCTGAACACCGAGGACGTGCTGAACGCCCTGGGGGTGCTGGCCCCCAAAAAGCAGGCCGTGCAGTTGGAGGGAAGCGAAGCTAAAGTCTACCGGGCCTTGCTCGAGTTCCCCGAGGCCCTGCCCGACGACCTCGCACAGTCCACCGGCCTTTCCACTGGCGAGGTTCTCTCGGTGCTGATGATGCTCGAGCTTAAGGGACTGGTGCAGAGCAGCGCAGGGCGCTACAGCCCAGCGTAA
- the dusA gene encoding tRNA dihydrouridine(20/20a) synthase DusA, whose product MTTTPIVHATNPHRLSVAPMLDWTDRHFRYLVRLISRRVRLYTEMVVDQSILLGNRPKLLDFSPEEHPVALQLGGSVPEKLAEAARIGEAWGYDEINLNLGCPSERVQGGGFGACLMLEPDLVAESMAAMRQAVKIPVTTKHRLGVDEVEDYRYLARFVEKLAGVGIEVFIIHARKAYLKGLSPAENRTIPPLRYDWVYQLKQDFPHLTIVLNGGVRTLEEVQAHLAKVDGVMLGRAVYEDPFVLEAADRMLFGEARATTRLEVAQAMLHYTEAQLEQGTPLWAIARHMLNLFKGQPRGRLWRRILSERACRRGAGVEVLQEALEQVAASGEVAPELAHYAGL is encoded by the coding sequence ATGACCACCACCCCGATTGTCCACGCTACGAATCCCCACCGGCTGTCCGTCGCGCCGATGCTGGACTGGACCGACCGGCATTTTCGCTATCTGGTGCGGCTCATCTCCAGGCGGGTGCGCCTGTATACCGAGATGGTGGTGGATCAGTCCATCTTGCTGGGCAACCGGCCCAAACTGCTGGATTTTAGCCCCGAAGAGCACCCGGTGGCCCTGCAGCTAGGGGGCTCGGTGCCGGAAAAGCTGGCCGAGGCGGCCCGGATTGGCGAAGCCTGGGGCTACGACGAGATCAACCTGAACCTGGGCTGCCCTTCGGAGCGCGTGCAGGGGGGTGGGTTTGGGGCCTGCCTGATGCTCGAGCCCGATCTCGTGGCAGAAAGCATGGCGGCCATGCGACAGGCCGTGAAAATTCCGGTCACGACCAAGCACCGGCTGGGGGTGGACGAGGTGGAGGACTACCGTTATCTGGCCCGCTTCGTCGAAAAACTGGCCGGGGTGGGCATAGAGGTATTTATCATCCACGCCCGCAAGGCCTACCTCAAGGGGCTCTCGCCCGCCGAAAACCGCACCATCCCCCCGCTGCGCTACGACTGGGTCTACCAGCTCAAGCAGGACTTCCCCCACCTGACCATCGTGCTGAATGGGGGGGTGCGCACGCTGGAAGAAGTTCAGGCCCATCTGGCTAAGGTGGACGGGGTGATGCTGGGGCGGGCGGTCTACGAGGATCCTTTTGTGCTCGAGGCAGCGGATCGGATGCTGTTTGGCGAGGCCCGCGCCACCACCCGCCTCGAGGTGGCCCAGGCCATGCTGCACTACACCGAGGCCCAGCTCGAGCAGGGCACCCCGCTATGGGCCATTGCCCGGCACATGCTCAACCTGTTCAAGGGGCAGCCCCGTGGCCGCCTGTGGCGAAGAATACTCTCCGAGCGGGCCTGCCGGCGGGGAGCAGGGGTGGAGGTGTTACAGGAGGCCCTCGAGCAGGTGGCGGCCTCTGGAGAGGTTGCTCCTGAGCTAGCCCATTACGCTGGGCTGTAG
- the ispH gene encoding 4-hydroxy-3-methylbut-2-enyl diphosphate reductase: MVERIYLAKPRGFCAGVVMAIEAVEKAARALRDEGELVVYHAIVHNDVVVKRLEEQHGVHFVEDLAEVEQLRDELAKAGKKLNETVVFSAHGIPPWLRTEAAQRNLHQIDATCPLVTKVHSEAKRYAKEGYWILLIGDSADHQEIKGTRGEAPENTILVAVHTHVGRDPRLADPRTVEVPDPEKVVVLTQTTLSVDDTLATIEILKQRFPKLVVPSRHDLCYATKNRQDAVKRIAPNVDLFLVLTSLASSNGMRLLELAQSLVGRAERINTVHDIQPEWLQGVRTVGITSAASTPDDLVQEVVAYFRGLNPNLEVIEEGEWEDIEFREPKRLSPQEVLAGA, translated from the coding sequence ATGGTTGAGCGGATCTATCTGGCCAAACCCCGGGGCTTTTGCGCCGGGGTGGTCATGGCCATTGAGGCAGTGGAAAAGGCGGCTCGAGCGCTGCGCGATGAGGGCGAACTGGTGGTGTACCATGCCATCGTCCACAACGATGTGGTGGTCAAACGGCTGGAAGAACAGCACGGGGTGCACTTTGTCGAAGACCTGGCCGAGGTAGAGCAACTACGCGACGAGCTGGCAAAAGCCGGCAAAAAGCTGAACGAAACCGTGGTTTTCTCGGCCCACGGGATTCCTCCCTGGCTGCGTACCGAGGCCGCCCAGCGCAACCTGCACCAGATTGATGCGACCTGCCCCCTGGTGACCAAAGTCCACAGTGAGGCCAAGCGCTATGCAAAGGAAGGCTACTGGATTTTGCTGATTGGCGACTCCGCCGACCACCAAGAGATTAAGGGAACACGCGGCGAGGCGCCGGAAAACACCATCCTGGTGGCGGTGCACACCCACGTGGGGCGCGACCCCCGCCTGGCCGACCCCCGCACGGTCGAGGTGCCCGACCCCGAAAAGGTGGTGGTGCTGACCCAGACCACCCTCTCGGTGGACGACACCCTCGCCACCATCGAGATTCTCAAGCAGCGCTTCCCCAAGCTGGTGGTGCCCAGCCGCCACGACCTGTGCTACGCCACCAAAAACCGCCAGGATGCCGTTAAGCGGATCGCGCCCAACGTGGACTTGTTTCTGGTACTCACCAGCCTGGCCTCTTCCAACGGGATGCGGCTGCTGGAGCTGGCCCAGAGCCTGGTGGGCCGGGCTGAGCGCATCAATACCGTGCACGACATCCAGCCGGAGTGGCTCCAGGGGGTGCGCACGGTGGGCATTACCTCGGCGGCCTCGACCCCGGACGACCTGGTGCAGGAGGTGGTGGCCTATTTCCGTGGCCTCAACCCCAACCTCGAGGTCATCGAGGAAGGCGAGTGGGAGGATATCGAGTTCCGCGAGCCCAAACGCTTATCGCCCCAGGAAGTTCTGGCAGGCGCCTGA
- a CDS encoding carboxypeptidase M32 has protein sequence MTPQEAYRWLLEHSRETACLASFGKLAGWDQATYTPKKGHAHRAQMQAALAKVLHQRATDPRIGEMLAVVEGSDWLGEPESVEAVNVREWRRAYDLQTKVPERLAVELAQATSEGETIWQEARPRNDWAGFKPALKKIFGLTRELAEALGYREEPYDALLDQYEPGATARQLEPVFAQLRQATVRLLERLEGSARKPNTAILHRSFPLAAQEAFGLEVLATLGFDLEAGRLDVVAHPFMQGIGPGDVRLTTRYDENYFNTGFFSIVHEMGHGLYGQGLLPEHFGTPMGTEISLGVHESQSRTWENLVGRSLGFWRFFWPRAQQYFESLRDVRLEDFHFAVNAVEPSLIRVEADEVTYNLHILIRFEIELALLRGDLSLEEAPEAWDAKYQAYLGIKAPEIKDGLMQDVHWSAGLIGYFPTYTLGNLYAAQFFAKAEQELGGLEARFERGEFAPLLNWTREKIHHQGSRYWPRDLLRHVTGEDLNPQYLVEYLTRKYTALYGV, from the coding sequence ATGACGCCGCAAGAAGCATACCGTTGGCTTTTGGAACACAGCCGCGAAACCGCCTGCCTGGCCTCTTTTGGCAAGCTGGCCGGATGGGATCAGGCTACCTACACCCCTAAAAAGGGACATGCCCACCGGGCCCAGATGCAGGCTGCGCTGGCCAAGGTGCTGCACCAGCGGGCCACCGACCCCCGCATCGGCGAGATGCTGGCGGTGGTGGAGGGTTCGGACTGGCTGGGGGAGCCCGAATCGGTGGAAGCGGTGAATGTGCGGGAGTGGCGCCGGGCCTACGACCTGCAGACCAAGGTACCCGAGCGCCTGGCGGTGGAGCTGGCCCAGGCTACCAGCGAAGGAGAGACCATCTGGCAGGAGGCCCGGCCCAGGAACGACTGGGCCGGTTTCAAGCCGGCGCTTAAAAAAATCTTCGGCCTCACCCGCGAGCTGGCTGAGGCGCTGGGCTATCGGGAGGAGCCTTACGACGCCTTGCTGGATCAGTACGAGCCGGGGGCTACCGCCAGGCAGCTCGAGCCGGTCTTCGCCCAGCTACGCCAGGCTACCGTGAGGCTCCTGGAGCGGCTCGAGGGTAGTGCGCGCAAACCTAACACCGCAATTCTGCACCGATCTTTTCCCCTGGCCGCGCAAGAGGCCTTTGGGCTCGAGGTTTTGGCGACCCTGGGCTTCGACCTCGAGGCGGGCCGGCTCGATGTGGTGGCCCACCCCTTCATGCAGGGCATCGGCCCCGGCGATGTGCGCCTGACCACCCGCTACGACGAGAACTACTTCAACACCGGCTTTTTTAGCATCGTACACGAGATGGGGCACGGCCTGTATGGGCAGGGGCTTTTGCCGGAGCACTTCGGCACCCCCATGGGCACCGAGATCTCGCTGGGGGTGCACGAGTCCCAGAGCCGCACCTGGGAGAACCTGGTGGGGCGTAGCCTGGGATTCTGGCGCTTTTTCTGGCCCAGAGCCCAGCAGTATTTCGAGTCGCTGCGGGATGTGCGCTTAGAAGACTTCCACTTCGCCGTCAACGCGGTGGAGCCGAGCCTGATCCGGGTGGAGGCCGACGAGGTGACCTATAACCTGCACATCCTGATCCGCTTCGAGATCGAGCTGGCGTTGTTGCGGGGAGATCTGAGCCTGGAGGAGGCCCCCGAGGCCTGGGATGCCAAATACCAGGCCTATCTGGGAATAAAGGCCCCGGAAATAAAAGACGGTCTGATGCAGGATGTGCACTGGTCGGCGGGGCTCATTGGCTACTTCCCCACCTACACCCTGGGTAACCTCTACGCGGCGCAGTTTTTCGCCAAGGCCGAGCAGGAGCTGGGCGGCCTCGAGGCTAGGTTCGAGCGCGGTGAGTTCGCACCGCTGCTTAACTGGACACGCGAGAAAATCCACCATCAGGGCAGCCGCTACTGGCCCCGTGACCTGCTCCGGCATGTAACCGGCGAAGACCTTAACCCGCAGTACCTGGTAGAGTATCTAACCCGCAAATACACCGCGCTTTATGGGGTCTAG